In Bacillota bacterium, the following proteins share a genomic window:
- a CDS encoding M20/M25/M40 family metallo-hydrolase, whose amino-acid sequence MERLVKDKIDLLQLQETLLRLIEIPSESGAEEPLLQYLEKRLARLDLPLVRQDVAPGRSNLVLNPLPEPALLLDAHADTVPVVIEGRPCLTRVEGRRIFGRGSADVKGGIAALIFALELLKETGGDLSNWPVTVVFTVDEEQDAIGSAGAAASFRPAEVIALEPTGLAICPAQAGSITASIKLTGHPAHGSEMETGTNAIQQAIELLSELKELPFLRAEHPVLGKNNFNIQKINGGTTELVVPQFCELKIDFRILPEQEIQEIAQELALFLTARGAEYTFLDFSPPFEFESDLPVIKRLQEGARAVLGRHLDLSGFRSWSDAENFTETGVPAIVFGPGNLAVSHTPFEHVDLEEVRLAAHILAALFRSYL is encoded by the coding sequence GTGGAGAGACTCGTCAAAGATAAAATTGATCTCCTGCAATTGCAGGAAACGCTCCTGCGCCTGATCGAAATTCCCAGCGAAAGCGGAGCCGAGGAGCCGCTTCTGCAGTACCTCGAAAAGCGGCTGGCGCGGCTGGATTTACCTTTAGTGCGCCAGGACGTAGCACCCGGTCGCAGTAATCTCGTCCTCAACCCGCTGCCGGAACCCGCGCTCCTCCTTGACGCCCATGCAGATACCGTTCCGGTAGTCATTGAGGGCCGCCCCTGCCTGACGCGGGTTGAGGGAAGACGTATTTTTGGACGCGGGAGCGCTGATGTCAAAGGAGGTATAGCCGCTCTGATTTTTGCCCTGGAATTGCTCAAAGAAACGGGCGGAGACCTCTCAAACTGGCCGGTAACGGTTGTTTTTACCGTTGACGAGGAACAGGATGCAATCGGCTCCGCCGGAGCAGCAGCCAGTTTTCGCCCGGCCGAAGTGATCGCGCTGGAACCTACCGGGCTTGCCATCTGCCCCGCTCAGGCTGGATCCATCACCGCCTCCATTAAACTGACCGGTCATCCTGCACATGGGAGTGAGATGGAAACAGGAACAAATGCGATTCAGCAAGCCATCGAACTACTCTCCGAACTCAAGGAACTCCCCTTTCTCCGGGCGGAACATCCCGTGCTCGGGAAAAACAATTTCAATATTCAAAAAATCAACGGGGGAACAACCGAGCTGGTCGTGCCTCAATTCTGCGAGCTGAAAATCGATTTTCGCATTTTACCGGAGCAAGAAATTCAGGAAATTGCGCAAGAGCTGGCCCTCTTTTTGACGGCCCGGGGAGCCGAGTATACTTTCCTCGACTTTTCGCCCCCATTTGAATTCGAAAGCGATCTCCCTGTAATTAAAAGACTGCAAGAGGGAGCACGGGCTGTATTAGGGCGCCACCTGGACTTAAGCGGTTTCCGGAGCTGGAGTGACGCGGAGAATTTTACCGAGACCGGTGTTCCGGCGATCGTCTTCGGTCCCGGCAACCTGGCCGTTTCTCATACCCCTTTTGAACACGTAGATCTCGAAGAGGTCAGGTTGGCGGCCCACATCCTGGCAGCCCTCTTCCGGAGCTATCTTTAG